One Microbacterium sp. W4I20 DNA window includes the following coding sequences:
- a CDS encoding FtsX-like permease family protein, producing the protein MTAVATVVPETRATGPRFAWLRDRGMGASILVAGLSAAFGVILVEVTAYIEAVLQADPFIGDSETLAFVVALLSVLLTAVAMYVAAIVTANTFATIIAGRTRQIALMRLIGATARSQRAEVGRQGMIVGVLGAAIGLIVGLLISAVGVQVGTQLIANDPIGFSLAQPFIALPAIGVALTTWAAAWAGSRRVLSVTPLQALGGSVERTHDEVSGKPSRHVGSWILLITGAVLLAGGVIIGLMTPLGVVIAFFGGLLSFTGLALGSVMFMPPVLRLVGRLFGSSATARLAAENALRYPERSSRMAIGVVMGVTLVTMFAVALESAKRLMMSQVTGEIPEEFFAPFDAFAAIMMVLVAVSAVIAAVGLVNLLTIGVVQRRRELGLLRSIGLSNRQVRRMVLLEATHITVAATLTGLVLGVVYGWIAAQSLLGSVPTLPDFTPAGLVAPQIPWIPIAIIVVATAVLTLVAAATPTRLATRVAPVEALAAG; encoded by the coding sequence ATGACCGCGGTCGCGACGGTCGTCCCCGAGACGAGGGCGACCGGACCGCGCTTCGCCTGGCTCCGCGACCGGGGCATGGGCGCCAGCATCCTCGTCGCCGGACTGTCCGCCGCCTTCGGCGTGATCCTCGTCGAGGTCACCGCGTACATCGAAGCGGTGCTGCAGGCCGACCCGTTCATCGGCGACAGCGAGACGCTGGCGTTCGTGGTCGCGCTGCTCTCGGTGCTGCTGACTGCGGTCGCGATGTACGTCGCAGCCATCGTCACGGCCAACACCTTCGCCACCATCATCGCCGGTCGCACGAGGCAGATCGCCCTGATGCGCCTGATCGGCGCGACCGCGAGATCCCAGCGGGCCGAGGTCGGCAGACAGGGCATGATCGTCGGGGTGCTCGGGGCTGCGATCGGCCTGATCGTGGGGCTTCTCATCTCGGCTGTGGGCGTGCAGGTGGGCACCCAATTGATCGCCAACGATCCGATCGGCTTCTCTCTCGCGCAGCCGTTCATCGCGCTGCCGGCCATCGGCGTCGCCCTCACGACCTGGGCCGCCGCCTGGGCGGGGTCGCGTCGCGTGCTGTCGGTGACGCCGCTGCAGGCACTCGGCGGTTCGGTCGAGCGGACGCACGACGAGGTCTCCGGCAAGCCGAGTCGGCACGTCGGCTCCTGGATCCTGCTGATCACCGGTGCGGTCCTGCTCGCCGGCGGCGTGATCATCGGGCTCATGACGCCGCTCGGCGTGGTCATCGCGTTCTTCGGCGGACTGCTGTCGTTCACCGGCCTGGCACTCGGATCGGTCATGTTCATGCCTCCGGTGCTGCGCCTGGTGGGTCGGTTGTTCGGGTCGAGCGCGACCGCCCGACTCGCCGCCGAGAACGCGCTGCGGTACCCGGAGCGCTCCTCGCGGATGGCGATCGGGGTGGTCATGGGCGTCACCCTGGTGACGATGTTCGCCGTCGCGCTCGAATCGGCCAAGCGCCTGATGATGAGCCAGGTGACCGGTGAGATCCCGGAGGAGTTCTTCGCTCCGTTCGACGCGTTCGCCGCGATCATGATGGTGCTCGTCGCGGTCTCCGCGGTGATCGCCGCGGTCGGCCTGGTCAATCTGCTCACGATCGGTGTCGTCCAGCGGCGCCGCGAGCTCGGGCTGCTGCGCTCGATCGGTCTGTCGAACCGCCAGGTGCGGCGCATGGTGCTGCTCGAGGCCACGCACATCACGGTGGCGGCGACTCTGACCGGGCTCGTGCTGGGTGTCGTCTACGGCTGGATCGCCGCGCAGTCGCTGCTCGGCTCGGTCCCGACGCTGCCCGACTTCACCCCCGCCGGGCTCGTGGCGCCGCAGATCCCGTGGATCCCGATCGCGATCATCGTGGTGGCCACGGCTGTGCTCACCCTGGTCGCCGCCGCGACCCCGACTCGACTGGCGACGCGGGTGGCTCCGGTCGAGGCCCTCGCCGCCGGCTGA
- a CDS encoding ABC transporter ATP-binding protein: MEITTTDLGLAARVQHLKKTYGSGEGTVRALDDVSVGIRRGQFTAIMGPSGSGKSTLMHIMAGLDSPTEGRAWIGDTDITGLGDLDLTILRRRRVGFIFQAFNLVPTLDALGNIMLPFELDGRRPSAIERARIDGLIETLGLGSRLNHRPHQLSGGQQQRVAIARALATAPDLVFADEPTGNLDSKTGREVLQLLATASREHGQSIAMVTHDAIAASHADRVLYLGDGRIVADHPRQTAEQISAYMLAAEVAA, from the coding sequence ATGGAGATCACGACCACCGACCTCGGGCTCGCCGCCCGCGTCCAGCACCTGAAGAAGACCTACGGCTCGGGTGAAGGGACCGTCCGCGCACTCGACGACGTCAGCGTCGGCATCCGCCGTGGACAGTTCACCGCCATCATGGGGCCCTCCGGCTCGGGCAAGTCCACGCTCATGCACATCATGGCCGGACTCGACAGCCCGACCGAAGGACGCGCCTGGATCGGCGACACCGACATCACCGGGCTCGGCGACCTCGACCTCACGATCCTCCGTCGGCGCCGCGTCGGCTTCATCTTCCAGGCGTTCAACCTGGTGCCGACCCTCGATGCGCTGGGCAACATCATGCTGCCGTTCGAGCTCGACGGCCGTCGCCCCAGTGCGATCGAGCGGGCGCGCATCGACGGTCTGATCGAGACGCTGGGCCTCGGCTCGCGCCTGAACCACCGCCCGCACCAGCTCTCCGGAGGACAGCAGCAGCGCGTGGCCATCGCCCGCGCACTCGCCACCGCGCCCGACCTCGTCTTCGCCGACGAGCCCACCGGCAACCTCGACTCCAAGACGGGCCGAGAGGTGCTGCAGCTGCTGGCCACCGCCAGCCGCGAGCACGGCCAGTCCATCGCCATGGTCACGCACGACGCCATCGCGGCGAGCCACGCCGACCGCGTGCTCTACCTCGGCGACGGACGCATCGTCGCCGATCACCCGCGCCAGACTGCCGAGCAGATCTCCGCGTACATGCTCGCCGCCGAGGTGGCGGCATGA